The following coding sequences are from one Acidobacteriota bacterium window:
- a CDS encoding 4Fe-4S binding protein, with translation MIFVNQDKCTGCEICTFVCPHRVIEMNSHKAYLASLDRCIECGACQLNCPFNAIAVTKGTACLYAIVREDILKIREKGCGCC, from the coding sequence ATGATTTTCGTCAATCAGGACAAATGCACAGGTTGCGAGATCTGCACTTTCGTCTGTCCGCACCGTGTCATCGAGATGAACAGCCACAAAGCGTATCTGGCCAGTCTTGATCGATGCATCGAATGCGGTGCCTGCCAGCTCAACTGTCCTTTCAATGCCATTGCGGTTACGAAGGGAACGGCATGCCTCTATGCCATCGTCAGGGAGGACATCCTCAAGATCAGAGAAAAAGGATGCGGTTGCTGCTGA
- a CDS encoding Smr/MutS family protein, with protein sequence MEDQEPVELPIEGELDLHTFQPEEVKELIHDYLEACRERGILQVRIIHGKGTGTLLQTVHSILERMRGVVSFRLAGLEEGSWGATLVELDPLGETHSKKDER encoded by the coding sequence ATGGAAGATCAGGAACCTGTTGAGCTTCCAATTGAAGGAGAGTTGGATCTCCACACATTTCAGCCCGAGGAAGTGAAGGAGTTAATTCACGACTATCTGGAGGCTTGCCGGGAGCGGGGGATCCTGCAGGTTCGCATCATCCACGGGAAAGGGACCGGAACCTTGCTTCAAACAGTTCATTCCATCCTCGAACGGATGCGCGGAGTCGTCTCCTTCCGGCTGGCCGGACTCGAAGAGGGAAGCTGGGGAGCCACGCTCGTAGAACTGGATCCTCTCGGAGAAACCCATTCTAAGAAAGACGAGAGATAA
- a CDS encoding site-2 protease family protein, with protein sequence MMFKNSFYIGKIAGIPIRIHISWLIVFVLFTWHLAGNYFPQNYPGWDNTRYLWTGVITSLLFFVSVLIHELAHSIVATKQELPVRDIVLFIFGGVSELTDEPKSAGNEFLMALVGPLSSFLLAILFGILWLIMRELSEPVSAIGGFLASINLMLAIFNMIPGFPLDGGRVFRAILWGIKGNLVKATRWASAMGQGFAMLLIFLGIWQLFKGNWVNGMWFSFIGWFLDNAALSSYRQVTAQQTLIGHIVREAMTRDCPQLSPDMTIERVVEEYILGLGKRCLPVVQDKRLLGLVTIHSIKKIPKEQWSHAQVHNAMIPLEKIRSVKPDESLLKVLHAMTEDGVNQLAVIDGEEFVGLLARDNVVSFIRNRLDLGL encoded by the coding sequence ATGATGTTTAAGAATTCCTTCTATATCGGAAAAATTGCGGGGATCCCCATCAGGATACACATAAGCTGGCTCATCGTCTTCGTTCTTTTCACATGGCACCTCGCCGGGAATTATTTCCCGCAGAACTATCCTGGCTGGGACAATACTCGATATCTCTGGACAGGAGTCATAACAAGCTTGCTCTTCTTCGTTTCCGTCCTAATTCATGAACTTGCCCATTCCATCGTGGCAACGAAACAGGAACTGCCGGTTCGCGACATTGTTCTCTTTATATTCGGCGGGGTCTCCGAGCTCACCGATGAGCCAAAATCTGCTGGCAACGAATTCCTGATGGCTCTCGTGGGACCCCTGTCCAGCTTCTTGCTTGCCATCCTGTTCGGCATTCTATGGCTCATCATGAGAGAATTAAGCGAACCGGTGAGCGCCATCGGGGGGTTCCTCGCCTCCATCAATCTCATGCTTGCCATCTTCAACATGATCCCTGGTTTCCCGCTGGACGGCGGCCGCGTCTTCCGCGCCATCCTATGGGGGATCAAAGGGAACCTGGTGAAAGCTACGCGCTGGGCATCTGCTATGGGTCAGGGGTTCGCCATGCTTCTCATCTTTCTGGGGATCTGGCAGCTCTTCAAGGGAAACTGGGTCAACGGCATGTGGTTCTCCTTCATCGGGTGGTTCTTGGACAACGCCGCCCTGTCAAGCTACAGACAGGTCACGGCTCAACAAACGCTGATCGGCCACATCGTGAGAGAAGCGATGACCCGCGATTGTCCTCAACTCTCCCCTGACATGACCATCGAGAGAGTCGTGGAAGAATACATCCTCGGACTGGGAAAAAGATGTCTCCCGGTAGTACAGGATAAGAGGCTTCTCGGGTTAGTTACAATTCACAGCATCAAGAAGATTCCAAAGGAACAATGGTCTCATGCGCAAGTTCACAATGCGATGATCCCACTGGAGAAGATCAGGAGTGTGAAACCGGATGAAAGCCTTCTGAAAGTCCTCCATGCCATGACTGAGGATGGGGTCAACCAGCTCGCCGTCATTGATGGAGAAGAATTTGTCGGACTCCTGGCGCGTGACAATGTCGTCAGCTTCATCCGAAACCGCCTCGACCTTGGACTGTAA